In a genomic window of Gossypium arboreum isolate Shixiya-1 chromosome 7, ASM2569848v2, whole genome shotgun sequence:
- the LOC108473983 gene encoding uncharacterized protein LOC108473983, protein MVDMVFLRVLPWKKVLRFSRKGKLSFRFIGPYQILKRVRPVAYQLELPPDLDRVHDIFHVSMLRCYCSDPTHIVPMEKIKVRSNLMFEKEPVQILDHDVKILHRKSIPLVKVLWRNHSTEEATWEPEDSIR, encoded by the coding sequence ATGGTGGACATGGTTTTCCTTAGGGTCTtgccatggaaaaaggttctgagGTTCAGTCGTAAGGGTAAGCTGAGCTTTCGGTTTATTGGGCCATACCAAATTTTGAAGCGAGTAAGGCCAGTCGCatatcagttagagctacctccagaTTTGGATCGTGTTCATGATATTTTCCATGTCTCAATGTTGAGATGTTACTGCTCTGATCCTACACACATTGTGCCTATGGAGAAGATTAAGGTTAGGTCAAATCTGATGTTCGAGAaggagccagttcagattttGGATCACGACGTTAAGATTCTGCATAGGAAATCTATACCTTTGGTGAAGGTGCTGTGGAGGAATCATAGCactgaagaggctacttgggagccagaggattcaATACGATAG